The DNA segment GCTGAGGTCGTTGCCTGACGCGAGCGCGCGCGCTTCCTCGGTGTTGACCACATCGTACGGCACGGCCGCGATGCGCGAGGCGAGCGAGGGCTCGGGCCTCAGGGCTCGGAAGGGTCGGATGACAGCCATGTGATCTCGCGATCTGCAGCATCGCGTCCCCACATGGGCGCGATGCCGCCTGAAGAAAAAGGAAGGGGCCTGTACTCATGTCCCGGCCGATGGTGAGCGGTCCGCAACCGTCCGCTCGTCGAGCCGGAACCACACGTGCTCCCGGGATGCCCCGCGAACGGCACCCCCGTCTGACTAGTGAAGCAAGAAGCGGCCCGGGTGTCAACTGTCTGGAGTCAGGGCCATGGAGGGCGGAGGGAGGGACGAATCCCTGGGATCGCCGGGCTCCCCGGCTTCGCTCGTTGAGCTTCGTCGAGGTCTCGCCGTAGCGCTCCGACGCCGAGGTGGACAGCGCGGCCCGCGTCCAAGCGGCGATGGAGCGTCGCGGTCCCAGGAAGATGCCATGATGACACCCACGGAAGCTGTAACGTGGCGATCTCGGGGGACATATCTGACGCGGCCAACGGGGAGACAAACCGCCCGCGCCGTCGAGTCGTTTCTCTGCCTGGCGGGCTGATCCGACGTAGTATTGGCGGCGAATATGGAAGAGACATGGGAGGCCGTCCGATTCGAGAGGGTCCAGCCGAAGGGGCGGACCAAACCGCTCCTGTTGGAGTGTGCGCGAGACGCCGAGAAGGGTGAAGAGCGCGTCAGGTTCATTGTGAAAGCACTCGGATTGCCGGAGATACACGAGGCGTCCCTATGTCAGGAGTTGTTGGGCTGCAGGTTAGCCAGGCTGTTCGGGATGGCTGCGCCGATGGCTGGCCTGGTAAACATCTCGACTGAATTTCTTGCCGCCATAGCTGTGGATGTGCAGCAAGGTGGCGTCAGTCCATCCGCGGGTTTGGCCGTCGGCGTTGAATTGGTTCCCAACCTGCAAGTGTTCCCCGCATCGCCGGGGCTGACACTGGATGAGGTCACGGAAGCTGCCAGGATCTACCTGTTTGACATGATCAGCCAGAACGCTGACCGGCGACCCGAAAGTCCCAATTGTGGCAGAGCCGACGGCAGGATTGTGCCGTTCGATTTCGAAAACGCGTTCAGTTTCAGACTCGCGATACTCAAGTCGGATCCATGGCGTATCAGCGGACTGACCTTCGCCAATAAGCACCTGTTCTTTCACTCCTTGCAGGAGCACGGTTCCGAGGTCAAATGGGGCGACGTGTTTGCTCCCTTCGAATCCGTTCCTGCCGGGGCGGTTGCCAACACATGTGGTACGATTTCAGCAGCGTGGCACGCCATTGGTGCTGCAATCCACGCCCACTTCGAGGCCGTCTTCGCTCACTGGCTAGAGTTCAAGCGGGAAGTTTTCGCCACTCTCGGGGTGTCGCCATGACGAAACATGCCTATTCGTACGTCGTTCTTCGCTACGGGCCGGATCCCGGCGCGGGAGAAGGCCTCAACATTGGTGTCGTCGTGTACAGCCAGCAGGTCAGGTTTCTTCGACTCCTGGTTGACTCCCACTACGAGCGGCTGTCGCAGGCGTTCGCGGGATTCGACGGGCTCACATTTCGCAGGGCTGTGGCCAACATTGTGATTGTCTTCAGGGCTGCCGAAAGAACCTTCCGGGAGAGTCCGCTCTTCGTAAGCGATCGGTCCTTCGTCGAGTGGTTGACCACGCTCATGCCCGACACCGGCGCAGCCCTGTCGTTTACACCGGCCCGACACGGCATCACGAGCGATCTCGATCACGAAATCACCGTGTTGTTCGACCGGATGGTCGAATCCCAGAAGGCCCATGCCGATGAGAGACCGCGGCGCGACGACGGTCAG comes from the Acidobacteriota bacterium genome and includes:
- a CDS encoding DUF3037 domain-containing protein, with product MTKHAYSYVVLRYGPDPGAGEGLNIGVVVYSQQVRFLRLLVDSHYERLSQAFAGFDGLTFRRAVANIVIVFRAAERTFRESPLFVSDRSFVEWLTTLMPDTGAALSFTPARHGITSDLDHEITVLFDRMVESQKAHADERPRRDDGQVWRECVGKLSNVVSGQMTRKSFATSSVKVDFDHAVKNGRWHVVQPLSMDFKRAESLQRKASQWVGTAVGLHEAADLGTIIFLMGRPSSGSRKAYERAKALLNQVPVDHQIIEEQETDKLNRSLLALLEQHHE